In Methylomagnum ishizawai, one DNA window encodes the following:
- a CDS encoding TOBE domain-containing protein, which produces MSHPVPESTLPALVQGELTLIGGLNERLFRLLAAIASTGSITQAARAIGMSYKGAWELIDRANNLSPELLVDSSPGGRAGGGTRLTPAGQELLNLFQRLQEEHRVFLDRLNRELAANPNFRFLHRRFGMKSSARNQLFGNVKRVVPGAVNAEAIIALKGGDELVAAVTHKAVETLGIEAGREVVALVKAPQVVVVKDFGGYRLSARNQLAGVVERVQRGAVSAEVVIKLAGGDALAASITNDSVDQLDIKEGEAATAVFKAGAVILGVAER; this is translated from the coding sequence ATGTCCCATCCCGTCCCGGAATCCACCCTGCCCGCCCTGGTCCAGGGCGAACTCACCCTGATCGGTGGCCTCAACGAGCGGCTGTTCCGCCTGCTCGCCGCCATCGCCAGCACCGGCTCCATCACCCAGGCCGCCCGCGCCATCGGCATGAGCTACAAAGGCGCTTGGGAGTTGATCGACCGCGCCAACAACCTGTCGCCAGAACTGCTGGTGGATAGCAGCCCCGGTGGCCGGGCCGGTGGCGGTACCCGGCTGACCCCGGCCGGCCAGGAATTGCTCAACCTGTTCCAGCGGCTGCAAGAGGAACACCGCGTCTTCCTCGACCGGCTCAACCGGGAACTGGCCGCCAATCCCAATTTCAGGTTCCTGCACCGCCGCTTCGGGATGAAATCCAGCGCCCGCAACCAGTTGTTCGGCAACGTCAAGCGCGTGGTGCCGGGCGCGGTGAACGCGGAGGCGATCATCGCGCTCAAGGGCGGCGACGAACTGGTCGCCGCCGTGACCCACAAGGCGGTGGAAACCCTGGGGATCGAAGCTGGCCGGGAAGTGGTGGCCCTGGTCAAAGCGCCACAGGTTGTCGTGGTCAAGGACTTCGGCGGCTACCGGCTCTCGGCCCGCAACCAGTTGGCGGGCGTCGTCGAGCGGGTGCAGCGCGGGGCGGTCAGTGCGGAAGTGGTCATCAAGTTGGCGGGAGGGGATGCCTTGGCGGCCAGTATCACCAACGACAGCGTGGACCAATTGGATATCAAGGAGGGTGAGGCGGCGACCGCCGTGTTCAAAGCGGGGGCGGTGATTTTGGGCGTCGCCGAGCGGTAG
- a CDS encoding mechanosensitive ion channel family protein gives MNPRFLRSLLPWLALTLLCSLAVAAEEIKPLEPIDTSSPRTTLRGFLEFMDEAYAKGDGLVNNYLASSRLYLSPDEVGTIAKARYDLFSAERALDLSQVPPAMLDEAGRRLTLQLKEVLDRIELPPWEAIPDAPAMAAAEFKRWTIPGTEIRLVRMETGPRAGEYLFGPETVQRIPDFYAKVKYLPYRSGARGGLYDFVYYRPTGVVLALRAIVPPRWILGVPGWAMASFLDQPVWRWIGIMGVFSFGFGLAVLSFRLSQRWVGRTGAAERWTELLRPLSLVLIIPVAVLVLTQMLRISGEVNAVLTLSLWSVFYLALTWLVWVAGGALAESLIESERLITSSIDSQLIRLVLRLVTLVLAVVILVVGGDRVGVPAYSVVAGLGVGGLAVALAAQQTLANLLGSLIIMFEKPFTIGHWIKVGDIEGVVESVGFRSTRIRTFYDSLVSIPSSELVNSTVDNMELRQYRQVKTTLGLTYDTTPAKLGAFVTGVELILRADPDTRKDNIQVAFNDFGASSLDILLNFLIRVSSRREELAVRQRILLEILQLAETSGIGFAFPTQTLHIESLPPGKLA, from the coding sequence ATGAATCCCAGGTTCCTCCGTTCCCTGTTGCCGTGGCTGGCGCTCACGCTGTTATGCTCCTTGGCCGTCGCCGCCGAAGAGATCAAGCCGCTCGAACCCATCGACACCTCCAGCCCCAGGACCACCCTGCGCGGCTTCCTCGAATTCATGGACGAGGCCTATGCCAAGGGCGACGGCCTGGTGAACAACTATCTGGCCTCGTCGCGGCTCTACCTGTCGCCGGACGAGGTCGGGACCATCGCCAAGGCCCGCTACGACTTGTTTTCCGCCGAACGGGCGCTGGATTTGAGCCAAGTGCCGCCCGCCATGCTGGACGAGGCGGGGCGGCGGCTGACCTTGCAATTGAAGGAGGTGCTGGACCGCATCGAACTACCGCCCTGGGAAGCCATCCCCGACGCCCCGGCGATGGCCGCCGCCGAATTCAAACGCTGGACGATACCCGGCACCGAAATCCGCCTCGTGCGGATGGAAACCGGGCCGCGGGCGGGCGAATACCTGTTCGGCCCGGAAACCGTACAGCGCATCCCCGATTTCTACGCCAAGGTCAAGTATCTGCCCTATCGGTCCGGCGCCCGCGGTGGCCTGTACGATTTCGTCTATTACCGGCCCACCGGCGTGGTCTTGGCGCTACGCGCCATCGTGCCGCCGCGCTGGATACTCGGGGTGCCGGGCTGGGCCATGGCCAGTTTCCTGGACCAGCCGGTGTGGCGCTGGATCGGCATCATGGGGGTGTTCAGCTTCGGCTTCGGCCTGGCGGTGCTGAGCTTCCGCCTGAGCCAGCGCTGGGTGGGCCGGACCGGGGCCGCCGAACGCTGGACCGAGTTGCTGAGGCCGCTCAGCTTGGTGCTGATTATCCCGGTCGCGGTGCTGGTGCTGACCCAGATGTTGCGCATTTCGGGCGAGGTCAACGCGGTGCTGACCTTGTCGCTGTGGAGCGTGTTCTATCTGGCCCTGACCTGGCTGGTGTGGGTGGCGGGCGGCGCCTTGGCGGAAAGCTTGATCGAGTCCGAACGGCTCATCACCAGCAGCATCGACAGCCAGTTGATCCGGCTGGTATTGCGCTTGGTGACTTTGGTGCTGGCGGTGGTGATCCTGGTGGTGGGCGGGGACCGGGTGGGCGTGCCGGCCTATTCGGTGGTGGCGGGTTTGGGCGTGGGCGGCTTGGCGGTGGCCCTGGCGGCGCAGCAGACCCTGGCCAATTTGCTGGGATCGCTCATCATCATGTTCGAGAAGCCCTTCACCATCGGCCATTGGATCAAGGTGGGCGATATCGAGGGCGTGGTCGAGAGCGTCGGTTTCCGCAGCACCCGCATCCGCACCTTCTATGACTCCTTGGTGAGCATCCCCAGCAGCGAGTTGGTGAACAGCACCGTGGACAATATGGAACTGCGCCAATACCGCCAGGTCAAGACCACCCTGGGCCTGACCTACGACACCACGCCCGCCAAGCTCGGAGCCTTCGTCACGGGGGTGGAACTCATCCTCCGGGCCGACCCCGACACCCGCAAGGACAATATCCAGGTGGCGTTCAACGACTTCGGGGCCAGCAGCTTGGATATCCTGTTGAATTTCCTGATCCGGGTTTCGAGCCGACGGGAAGAATTGGCGGTCCGGCAGCGGATTCTGCTGGAGATTTTGCAACTGGCCGAGACTTCCGGCATCGGTTTCGCCTTCCCGACCCAGACCTTGCATATCGAGAGCCTGCCGCCGGGCAAGTTGGCTTGA
- a CDS encoding DUF2950 domain-containing protein — MIPPMIPAHSSTNTLSEDHTMHRKLRTALFATLALIPLAAHPAPDSPAVPSFPTPDAAAQALLQAARSSDPKGLDALFGAEGAALLSSGDPAEDQRNREAFIAKATAQLSTETAGPDQAVLYAGPDHWPFPIPLVKTAAGWHFDAAQGREEIINRRIGRNELYTLGVINAYVEAQFEYANLDHDGETVAEYAQKLASSPGQHDGLFWEEEPGQPSSPMGPLVAEARAEGYGKGAGQSVPYHGYYYRILTRQGPDAPGGKYDYIINGNMIAGFGLVAVPAEYGQSGVMSFIVNHQGKIYQKDLGPKTAELAQDIKAYNPGPGWELVATGE; from the coding sequence ATGATCCCTCCCATGATCCCGGCCCATTCCAGCACGAACACCCTATCCGAGGACCACACCATGCACCGCAAGCTCCGCACCGCTTTATTCGCGACCCTGGCCCTGATTCCGCTCGCCGCCCATCCCGCCCCGGACAGCCCGGCGGTGCCAAGCTTCCCCACCCCCGACGCGGCGGCCCAGGCCTTGCTGCAAGCCGCCCGTTCCAGCGATCCCAAGGGCTTGGACGCCTTGTTCGGTGCCGAAGGCGCGGCCTTGCTGTCTTCGGGCGATCCGGCGGAAGATCAACGCAACCGCGAGGCTTTCATCGCCAAGGCCACGGCCCAGCTCTCCACCGAAACCGCCGGGCCGGATCAGGCCGTCCTCTACGCCGGTCCAGACCATTGGCCCTTCCCCATCCCGCTGGTGAAAACCGCCGCCGGTTGGCACTTCGACGCCGCCCAGGGCCGGGAGGAAATCATCAACCGCCGCATCGGGCGCAACGAGTTGTACACCCTGGGCGTGATCAACGCCTATGTGGAAGCCCAGTTCGAGTACGCCAATCTCGACCACGACGGCGAGACGGTGGCCGAATATGCCCAGAAGCTGGCCAGCAGCCCCGGCCAGCACGACGGGCTGTTCTGGGAGGAGGAACCCGGCCAACCGTCCAGCCCGATGGGACCGCTGGTGGCCGAAGCCCGCGCCGAAGGTTATGGCAAGGGCGCGGGCCAATCCGTCCCCTACCATGGCTATTACTACCGCATCCTGACCCGCCAAGGCCCGGACGCGCCCGGCGGCAAATACGACTACATCATCAACGGCAATATGATCGCCGGTTTCGGCCTGGTGGCTGTTCCCGCCGAGTACGGCCAATCCGGCGTCATGAGCTTCATCGTCAACCACCAGGGCAAAATCTACCAGAAAGACCTCGGTCCCAAGACGGCGGAACTGGCCCAGGATATCAAGGCATACAACCCCGGTCCCGGCTGGGAGCTGGTGGCGACCGGCGAATGA
- a CDS encoding DUF3300 domain-containing protein: MTVTPTSIGERSALCRAMLIALALSPTGCGGEDRTAGAKPPAQTPPAQAVANPPPTAAPPAAAPTQPPPPAAPVQALSDLESLVAPIALYPDPLLAELLVASTYPLEVVQAARWLDSKPDPASLKDQTWDASILRLAEVPQVLKMMNDHLDWTTRLGDTFLAQPEALMNAVQELRRRARASGFLKDSPQQKVTVKAEAATPAAGMPQVQPAVAKKEVVYIEPAKSDTLYVPQYNPQQAYSAPLAPPPASAPTTVVNNYYPGAAPATATTTASSTDPWLTFGAGALVGGLLTWGIMEWTHNDNDWHGGYYGGYYPPVSHYYGGTVCRNGTCWNSGGGYDRGNVNYNKNVNVSGNEINIDRSRSINQDQLANWKQGREGWTPDARHRRGQQYPAAARERWGAIQQPGLAGDRLGSAQTLPANVRGFGQSPDRPASLPAGQRPSAEQVRQRLGQDTQLEQKFGSKLAQPNRPAATTDIPKRLDPGHRPSAWEGLADTGNGRQARAEERRGAASREKAQPKAGERPRRESAGRQPTAQAETGSARSKVQERRAEPAQRPAQGQRDSSQFRDNQKRAEAARPNAFEGARDNARMQDFSKRGAASRQNLAAAGGGAQGGGGRNFQGGGGGGGRFQGGGEGGGLRGRR; the protein is encoded by the coding sequence ATGACAGTGACCCCAACTTCGATAGGAGAGCGCTCCGCCCTATGCCGGGCCATGCTCATCGCCCTGGCCTTGTCACCGACCGGATGCGGCGGGGAAGACCGGACGGCGGGTGCCAAGCCACCGGCCCAGACGCCGCCCGCCCAGGCGGTGGCCAACCCGCCGCCGACCGCGGCCCCACCCGCCGCGGCTCCGACCCAGCCCCCGCCGCCCGCCGCCCCGGTCCAAGCGCTGTCGGATTTGGAATCCCTGGTGGCCCCCATCGCGCTCTATCCCGATCCGTTGTTGGCGGAGCTGCTGGTCGCGTCCACCTATCCCTTGGAAGTGGTGCAAGCCGCCCGCTGGTTGGATTCCAAGCCCGACCCCGCGAGCCTCAAGGATCAAACCTGGGACGCCAGCATCCTGCGTTTGGCGGAAGTGCCGCAAGTCCTCAAGATGATGAACGACCATCTGGACTGGACCACCCGTTTGGGCGATACCTTCCTGGCCCAGCCGGAAGCCTTGATGAACGCGGTCCAGGAGTTGCGCCGCCGGGCGCGGGCTTCGGGCTTCCTCAAGGACTCGCCGCAGCAGAAGGTCACGGTGAAGGCCGAGGCGGCGACGCCCGCCGCCGGGATGCCCCAGGTGCAACCGGCGGTGGCGAAGAAAGAAGTGGTCTACATCGAACCGGCCAAGTCCGACACGCTCTACGTGCCCCAATACAACCCGCAGCAAGCCTATTCCGCCCCGCTGGCCCCGCCGCCCGCCTCCGCGCCGACCACGGTGGTCAACAACTATTACCCCGGTGCCGCGCCCGCCACCGCCACCACCACGGCATCCAGCACCGATCCATGGCTGACTTTCGGGGCGGGCGCCTTGGTCGGTGGCTTGCTAACCTGGGGCATCATGGAATGGACCCACAACGACAACGATTGGCATGGCGGCTATTACGGCGGTTATTACCCGCCGGTCAGCCACTATTACGGCGGGACGGTCTGCCGCAACGGCACCTGCTGGAACAGCGGCGGCGGCTACGACCGGGGCAACGTGAATTACAACAAGAACGTCAATGTCTCCGGCAACGAAATCAACATCGACCGTAGCCGCAGCATCAACCAGGACCAATTGGCGAACTGGAAACAAGGACGCGAAGGCTGGACCCCCGACGCCCGCCACCGCCGCGGCCAGCAATATCCCGCCGCCGCCCGCGAGCGTTGGGGCGCTATCCAGCAGCCGGGTTTGGCCGGGGACCGCCTAGGCTCGGCGCAGACCTTGCCCGCCAATGTGCGGGGTTTCGGGCAAAGCCCGGACCGTCCGGCCAGTTTACCCGCCGGGCAACGCCCATCGGCGGAGCAAGTCCGCCAACGCCTGGGCCAGGATACCCAGTTGGAACAAAAGTTCGGGTCCAAGCTGGCCCAACCCAACCGCCCGGCGGCGACCACCGATATTCCAAAACGGCTGGACCCAGGCCACCGGCCCAGCGCTTGGGAAGGTCTGGCCGACACCGGCAACGGACGGCAGGCACGGGCGGAAGAACGCCGCGGCGCGGCCAGCCGGGAGAAAGCCCAACCCAAGGCGGGCGAACGGCCCCGGCGGGAGTCCGCGGGACGACAACCCACAGCCCAGGCCGAAACGGGATCAGCCCGCAGCAAGGTCCAGGAACGGCGGGCCGAACCCGCCCAGCGGCCCGCCCAGGGCCAGCGTGATTCCAGCCAGTTCCGCGACAACCAGAAACGCGCTGAAGCCGCCCGGCCCAATGCCTTCGAGGGTGCCCGCGACAACGCCCGGATGCAGGATTTCTCCAAGCGCGGCGCGGCCAGCCGCCAGAATCTCGCCGCCGCGGGCGGTGGGGCGCAAGGCGGCGGTGGGCGTAATTTCCAGGGCGGGGGCGGTGGAGGAGGCCGGTTCCAAGGCGGCGGCGAGGGCGGTGGACTCAGAGGGAGGCGCTGA
- a CDS encoding Kdo hydroxylase family protein, which translates to MTPSLIRECPIDTWETAPDGQHWTECLETGQVLYLPRLAFTVGEAERRFLAESWTDGKAKNISLRGTELRGAVGTPDEVAALQAMLTRFSDGAERLVHGLFPGYRPYLRRGFASYRTVKAEGRETSWRKDDSRLHVDSFPSNPTGGKRLLRVFANINPEGKPRVWRVGEPFEPYARTFLPLTRRPWPGSAWALERLGLTKSRRSEYDHLMGQLHDLGKADLDYQAQAAQETFAFPAGSTWVVYSDQVLHAVLSGQFMLEQTFYLEVAHQARPETAPLKVLERLTGRRLVS; encoded by the coding sequence ATGACACCGAGCCTCATCCGCGAATGCCCCATCGACACCTGGGAAACCGCGCCGGACGGACAGCACTGGACCGAATGCTTGGAAACCGGCCAGGTGCTATATCTGCCCCGGCTGGCATTCACGGTCGGGGAGGCCGAGCGGCGCTTCCTCGCCGAAAGCTGGACCGACGGCAAGGCCAAGAACATCAGCCTGCGCGGGACCGAATTGCGCGGCGCGGTCGGCACCCCGGACGAAGTCGCGGCGCTGCAAGCGATGCTGACCCGCTTTTCCGACGGGGCGGAACGCTTGGTCCACGGCCTGTTTCCGGGATACCGCCCCTACCTGCGGCGCGGTTTCGCTTCTTATCGCACGGTGAAGGCGGAAGGCCGCGAGACCAGCTGGCGCAAGGACGATTCCCGCCTGCATGTGGATTCCTTCCCCTCCAACCCCACCGGCGGCAAGCGCTTGTTGCGGGTGTTCGCCAATATCAATCCCGAGGGGAAACCCAGGGTCTGGCGGGTCGGCGAACCGTTTGAGCCGTATGCCCGGACATTCCTGCCCCTGACCCGCCGCCCCTGGCCGGGATCGGCCTGGGCCTTGGAACGGCTGGGCCTCACCAAATCCCGCCGCAGCGAATACGACCATCTCATGGGCCAGTTGCACGATCTCGGCAAGGCCGACCTGGATTATCAGGCCCAGGCAGCGCAGGAGACCTTCGCCTTCCCGGCGGGCAGCACCTGGGTCGTCTATTCCGACCAAGTGCTGCACGCGGTCCTATCCGGCCAGTTCATGCTGGAACAGACCTTCTATCTGGAGGTGGCACACCAAGCCCGCCCGGAAACCGCCCCGCTCAAGGTGCTGGAACGGCTGACGGGGCGGCGGCTGGTATCCTGA
- a CDS encoding TIGR00730 family Rossman fold protein — MTHALPPFAGPNHSLSLLGKVEGAEKLLLSGPRDRAADLESAVTFFLEFLRGFESFDLEAPCVTVFGSARFPEDHPYYHLARATGRALAEAGYAVMTGGGPGIMEAANRGAKEAGGLSIGCNIKLPCEQQPNAYLDKFIEFEHFFTRKLMLVKYSRAFVILPGGFGTLDEAFEVITLIQTGKLEAFPVVFMAREFWGGLGDFARDILLEHGCVDAEETYFLHGVDYPEDTVRIIRAAEATLG; from the coding sequence ATGACCCACGCCCTCCCGCCCTTCGCCGGTCCAAACCACTCGCTCTCTTTGCTGGGCAAGGTCGAAGGAGCCGAAAAGCTATTGCTCTCCGGTCCCCGCGACCGCGCCGCCGACCTCGAAAGCGCCGTCACCTTCTTCCTGGAATTCCTGCGCGGTTTCGAGAGCTTCGACCTCGAAGCCCCTTGCGTCACGGTATTCGGCTCGGCCCGCTTCCCCGAGGACCATCCCTATTACCACCTGGCACGGGCCACCGGACGCGCCCTGGCCGAAGCCGGTTACGCCGTGATGACCGGCGGCGGTCCCGGCATCATGGAAGCCGCCAACCGCGGCGCGAAAGAAGCGGGCGGCCTGAGCATCGGCTGCAACATCAAGCTGCCCTGCGAGCAACAGCCCAATGCCTATCTCGACAAATTCATCGAATTCGAGCATTTCTTCACCCGCAAGCTGATGTTGGTGAAATACTCGCGGGCTTTCGTGATCCTGCCCGGTGGTTTCGGCACCTTGGACGAGGCGTTCGAGGTCATCACCCTGATCCAGACCGGCAAGCTGGAAGCCTTCCCGGTGGTGTTCATGGCGCGGGAATTCTGGGGCGGGCTGGGCGACTTCGCCCGCGACATCCTGCTGGAGCATGGCTGCGTCGATGCGGAGGAAACCTATTTCCTGCATGGCGTCGATTATCCCGAGGACACCGTGCGCATCATCCGGGCGGCGGAAGCCACGCTGGGCTGA
- a CDS encoding NAD(P)H-dependent oxidoreductase, whose amino-acid sequence MTILIQFIHPYPERSRANHAVLDALRDLPGARVNDLYALYPNFYIDIQREQALLMEADVVLFQHPFYWYSCPALLKEWIDVVLEQDFAYGAKGLALRGKRWLHSVTTGMPATAYAPDGINGIAVAELLKPFELTACFCGMTWLEPMIFHGAYAADEAQMARYGQALRRRLETLA is encoded by the coding sequence ATGACCATCCTGATACAGTTCATCCACCCCTACCCCGAACGCTCGCGGGCCAACCACGCCGTGCTGGACGCCCTGCGCGACCTGCCCGGTGCCCGCGTCAACGATCTCTACGCGCTCTATCCCAATTTCTACATCGATATCCAACGCGAGCAAGCCCTCTTGATGGAAGCCGATGTGGTGCTGTTCCAGCATCCTTTCTATTGGTATAGCTGCCCGGCCCTGCTCAAGGAATGGATCGACGTGGTGCTGGAACAAGATTTCGCCTACGGTGCCAAGGGACTGGCCCTGCGCGGTAAACGCTGGCTGCACAGCGTCACCACCGGAATGCCCGCCACCGCCTACGCGCCCGACGGCATCAACGGCATCGCCGTCGCCGAATTGCTGAAACCCTTCGAGCTGACCGCCTGCTTCTGCGGCATGACCTGGCTGGAACCCATGATCTTCCATGGTGCCTACGCCGCCGACGAGGCTCAGATGGCCCGCTACGGGCAGGCGTTACGGCGCAGGCTGGAAACCTTGGCCTAG
- a CDS encoding rhomboid family intramembrane serine protease, protein MFPLRDENPTLGRPLALLIIIGLNIFSWVFIQGLGADEPLARSLCELGLIPGDLLGRVPPGTVIPLNEHLGCELEDEGSLPTLFTHMFLHGGWFHIIGNLWFLWVFGDNIEDCMGPLRFVVFYLLCGLAAAAQILSDPATTAPMVGASGAIGGVMGAYARLYPHARIHTLIFLGFFVTTISVPAIGMLGYWFILQLAGGMPGLHGAGGGVAFWAHVGGFLAGLVLVGPMQRPGYLAEHRRRFFGGYRW, encoded by the coding sequence ATGTTCCCATTGCGCGACGAGAATCCCACCCTGGGCAGGCCGCTGGCCTTGCTCATCATCATCGGACTCAACATTTTCAGTTGGGTCTTCATCCAAGGCTTGGGCGCGGACGAACCCTTGGCCCGCTCATTATGCGAACTCGGCTTGATTCCGGGCGACCTCCTGGGCCGGGTGCCGCCCGGCACCGTCATCCCGCTGAACGAGCATCTGGGCTGCGAATTGGAGGACGAAGGCTCCCTGCCCACCCTGTTCACCCATATGTTCCTGCACGGCGGCTGGTTCCACATCATCGGCAACCTGTGGTTCCTGTGGGTGTTCGGCGACAATATCGAGGATTGCATGGGACCGCTGCGGTTCGTGGTGTTCTATCTCCTGTGCGGGCTGGCGGCGGCGGCGCAAATCCTCTCCGACCCGGCCACCACCGCGCCCATGGTCGGGGCTTCCGGGGCCATCGGCGGAGTAATGGGCGCCTACGCCCGACTCTATCCGCACGCCCGTATCCATACCTTGATCTTCCTCGGGTTTTTCGTCACCACGATTTCGGTGCCCGCCATCGGGATGCTGGGCTATTGGTTCATCCTGCAATTGGCGGGCGGGATGCCGGGGCTGCACGGCGCGGGCGGCGGCGTGGCGTTCTGGGCGCATGTGGGCGGCTTCCTGGCGGGCTTGGTCCTGGTCGGGCCGATGCAAAGACCGGGTTATCTGGCCGAGCATCGGCGGCGTTTTTTCGGCGGTTATCGCTGGTGA